TTCTACGCTCGCTTGCCCAATGTATACATTCAATTCTAACCTAAACCGCCTCGACTGAATGCGGCTCATCACCAGGTATTGGTCGTGGCCAGCAAGTTGGTTTATCTGCTAGCCCGCTGCTCGCCGGCCTCTGCCGCGAGGTCTCGCTCCACCATCTCGATGGAGCCCAAACTAGGGAACCGCTTCGAGAAGTCCTGGACGTAGTCGTCTTTCTCCTTGGCCGACATCTCCAACACCGGTCGTCCGGGAAGTCCAACGCCGACAAGGTGCTCCGAGGACGAGTAAGCGGAAGCTTGCGTTTGCTTCGGCGGAGAACCCGGTCGACCACCGGTCGGCAGGCTGTTGAGGTGCATCGGCTTTCGGGGCGCCACTGGTCGGGGGCCGGGTGTAGATCGCCCCGTTGTCGGCAAGGGCTCGCTTGCCGACGGCCGCACCTTATTGACCAGCACATCCTGCGAACTGGATGGCGTCATTGGCCGAggcttgacgccgccgactggCTTCCTGGGAATGTCGGGAAGTTGCTTGTCCAGTCGGCTTGGGCCGGGACCCGCGTCTGTGTAGACACCGTATCCTTGCGCAGTGCGCGGGACCTGGGCCGAAGACTTCTGTCCCTCGCTCAACAGGTTTTGCACCCTGTTTTGGATGCTGACAGCCCGAGACACTCCACCAATGCTCTTCGGCAGAGGAGCAGAGCCACCGGGGCCCGAATCTTGGTTGGAGAACCGTTGGCGGTATTctgcagcggcggccgcgacccgccgctcctcctcctctaaGCGGAGGCGTTCGAGTTCCCGTCTCATTGCGGGTGTGTCTTCGATCTCCTCATGTCCCTTACCATCATCGGTGCGGCCATCGGTGGCTTCTGATCCATCAATAGGAGTCAACGAGCTGCGGTCTAGCTGCTTGAGCGGCGATGGAGTCCGACCAGGCGGTGGTGCTTGGTTTCCCTCGAACCGCTTGAAGGCATCACCAAACTTCCCGGCAAATATGTTCTTCGTACCAGAGAGCGAGCCGAGGCTTCCGCGTTTGCCGTGTTTCGAATGCCagtctctcttcttcgaATCCGACTCCTCCATGCTGCGTAAGAACTCAACATTGGATTCAATGTGAGCTTCCTCCTCGGGTTCCGCCATTGCAGGTGATGGTACCCTGTCGGGAAACTTCGGAGACATGAGACTGGGGGAAGGAAGAGGCCTCGAAGAGCTCTCTTTCTCACGCAGAAAGTCAAGGTTGGACTCGAGATGGGTGCTGACGGGCCTGGGACGACCGTCAATGGATCTTCTCGACTGGGTACTTGAATCGAGAAGCTCCAAGCTTGGCCGCCCACCTTCCAGGGACGGGCGCGACGATGAAGGATGCCGGACATGGGTCGGGCGTAGCTGGTAGGAAGGGTTACGAGGGAGCGGACCCTCTTCTCCGCCTGGACGAGACAGCACAGTTTGGTCTTGCTGGCGGGGAAGGCTGGTCGACCGGTGATGATCCGACGTAGGGACTCGCCACACTGGCACTGGCTGTGAAGGCTGTTGTtctggcggcggagaagtCGTCATTGTGCCGGTCGATACATATCTAGATGGCTGAGGCTGAGGCTGGTGCTGCGCCTGACTTTGAGATGAGATCGCTTGCAACTCGGGGTTCTTGTTGATGATAGCATGTGCTCTGCTCATCTCGGTAGGCTTTGGAGGCGCAGATGCCGTCTTGGTAAGTCCCCCGGAGGCTGGAGGAGTTTTGATCGTCGGTGGTGTATAAGAAGCAGAGACTGCCGGGGCAACGGTTCTGGGCCGCACCGGCTCCGGGTTCTTCGGCGGGGACTGGGACACCGGATACATCTGGTGCACAGGTTTGTCGGCCGGTTGCGGAACCGGGgccttctgctgctgcgtAGCAGGAGCATGCGAGTCAAAGTTGAATTTGGACCCTTGCTCGTGAAGAATGGAAAACTGGTCCAAAGGTGGGAAGCGAGACGCAAATTCGTCAACATCTCCCGCCGCAACCGCCGATGGAGCAGCTGCGGCCGGTGCATCCAGAGCCGCGAAAGGATCTCCGTCAGTCACCCGCATGGGAGATGGGCCGGGTTGAGCAACTTGCTGCTGGGGTTGTTGACTAGCGGCCGGCAATCTTCCTCTCCTCATGGGAACGATGTCAGGAATGGCCTGCTCCTGTtgcggaggaggggagaaAACGGCGCCGACAACCGGCTTGGACGGAGCCTTGTCGGTCACCGAAGACCGGCTCTGTGGCTCTGCACGTTGTTTTCCGGCATATATCTGTGTACGTCTCAGCCAAGCCCCGCAGAAGCAACGTTGGGGAGAACCTACATCCTGAATAGGGACATCACGCCCCTGCATGACACATCCTTCGCGAAGAACCTGGTAAATGTTTGGCCGGGCCTGTGGATTCTCACGCAGCATTGATGCTTAATTCACATTAGCAACC
The genomic region above belongs to Colletotrichum higginsianum IMI 349063 chromosome 2, whole genome shotgun sequence and contains:
- a CDS encoding Nak nak-unclassified protein kinase, with the translated sequence MASYRHHMPAAAPRAAHPATYGAPMPAPVATAPAGTFAPGTKIQVGGHRVVIQQYLSEGGFAHVYLVKLPKAVDGTDMAVLKRVAVPDKDALRSMRTEVETMKRLKGHRPIVTYIDSHASEMRGGGYEVFLLMEYCNGGGLIDFMNTRLQHRLTEPEILHIFTDIAEGVACMHYLKPPLLHRDLKVENVLILSHGSQKRFKLCDFGSAATPKPAPQTVVECRLVDEDVQKHTTMQYRSPEMIDVYRKLPIDEKSDIWALGVLLYKLCYYTTPFEDQGQLAILNASFKYPSYPVFSDRLKKLIASMLRENPQARPNIYQVLREGCVMQGRDVPIQDIYAGKQRAEPQSRSSVTDKAPSKPVVGAVFSPPPQQEQAIPDIVPMRRGRLPAASQQPQQQVAQPGPSPMRVTDGDPFAALDAPAAAAPSAVAAGDVDEFASRFPPLDQFSILHEQGSKFNFDSHAPATQQQKAPVPQPADKPVHQMYPVSQSPPKNPEPVRPRTVAPAVSASYTPPTIKTPPASGGLTKTASAPPKPTEMSRAHAIINKNPELQAISSQSQAQHQPQPQPSRYVSTGTMTTSPPPEQQPSQPVPVWRVPTSDHHRSTSLPRQQDQTVLSRPGGEEGPLPRNPSYQLRPTHVRHPSSSRPSLEGGRPSLELLDSSTQSRRSIDGRPRPVSTHLESNLDFLREKESSSRPLPSPSLMSPKFPDRVPSPAMAEPEEEAHIESNVEFLRSMEESDSKKRDWHSKHGKRGSLGSLSGTKNIFAGKFGDAFKRFEGNQAPPPGRTPSPLKQLDRSSLTPIDGSEATDGRTDDGKGHEEIEDTPAMRRELERLRLEEEERRVAAAAAEYRQRFSNQDSGPGGSAPLPKSIGGVSRAVSIQNRVQNLLSEGQKSSAQVPRTAQGYGVYTDAGPGPSRLDKQLPDIPRKPVGGVKPRPMTPSSSQDVLVNKVRPSASEPLPTTGRSTPGPRPVAPRKPMHLNSLPTGGRPGSPPKQTQASAYSSSEHLVGVGLPGRPVLEMSAKEKDDYVQDFSKRFPSLGSIEMVERDLAAEAGEQRASR